Proteins encoded within one genomic window of Citricoccus muralis:
- the mnmA gene encoding tRNA 2-thiouridine(34) synthase MnmA yields the protein MKVLAAMSGGVDSAVAAARAVDAGHEVVGVHLALSRMPGTLRTGSRGCCTIEDSRDAWRACEKLGIPYYTWDFSERFKDDVVDDFIAEYAAGRTPNPCMRCNERIKFAALLEKALALGFDAVCTGHYAKVVRNDAGDLELHRAADWAKDQSYVLGVLTAEQLEHSMFPLADTPSKDEVRAEAAERGLTVANKPDSHDICFIPDGDTRGWLEERIEMREGEILDTEGNTLGTHPGAHAFTVGQRKGLGIGRPAADGKPRFVLEVRPKDNTVVVGPKALLNVDRITGIRPSWAGLPLAEEATGEWFDCHVQVRAHGDPVPGRARVGTTEDEHGETIPAWHLELEEPLSGVAPGQTAVVYQGTRVLGQSTIDRAVNAQRLLSTADAHA from the coding sequence ATGAAGGTCCTGGCCGCCATGAGCGGAGGAGTCGATTCAGCCGTCGCCGCCGCACGCGCCGTCGACGCCGGACACGAGGTGGTCGGCGTGCACCTGGCGCTGTCGCGCATGCCGGGCACGCTGCGCACCGGATCACGCGGCTGCTGCACCATCGAGGACTCGCGGGACGCCTGGCGCGCCTGCGAAAAGCTCGGCATCCCGTACTACACCTGGGACTTCTCCGAGCGGTTCAAGGACGACGTCGTCGACGATTTCATTGCCGAGTATGCTGCCGGGCGCACCCCGAATCCGTGTATGCGCTGCAACGAGCGCATCAAGTTTGCCGCGCTGCTGGAGAAAGCATTGGCGCTGGGTTTTGACGCCGTGTGCACTGGCCACTACGCGAAGGTGGTGCGCAACGATGCCGGGGACCTGGAACTGCACCGCGCCGCCGACTGGGCCAAGGACCAGTCTTATGTGCTGGGCGTGTTGACGGCCGAGCAGCTCGAGCACTCCATGTTCCCGCTGGCGGACACTCCCTCGAAGGACGAAGTACGCGCTGAGGCGGCCGAGCGCGGGCTGACGGTGGCGAACAAGCCGGACTCGCATGACATCTGCTTCATCCCCGACGGGGACACCCGCGGCTGGCTCGAAGAGCGCATCGAGATGCGCGAAGGCGAGATTCTCGACACCGAGGGCAACACCCTGGGCACCCATCCCGGCGCGCACGCCTTCACGGTGGGCCAGCGCAAGGGACTCGGCATTGGCCGGCCCGCCGCCGACGGCAAGCCGCGTTTCGTGCTGGAGGTTCGGCCCAAGGACAACACCGTGGTGGTCGGGCCGAAGGCTCTGCTGAACGTGGACCGGATTACCGGGATTCGCCCCTCCTGGGCCGGCCTGCCGCTGGCTGAGGAAGCCACCGGTGAATGGTTCGACTGCCACGTGCAGGTGCGGGCTCACGGCGACCCGGTGCCCGGGCGAGCCCGAGTAGGCACCACCGAGGACGAGCACGGGGAGACCATTCCGGCCTGGCACCTGGAACTGGAGGAGCCGCTCTCTGGGGTGGCCCCGGGGCAGACCGCCGTCGTGTATCAGGGCACCCGGGTGCTGGGCCAGTCGACCATTGATCGCGCCGTG